One region of Emys orbicularis isolate rEmyOrb1 chromosome 6, rEmyOrb1.hap1, whole genome shotgun sequence genomic DNA includes:
- the LOC135880357 gene encoding small nuclear ribonucleoprotein E-like yields MAYRGQGQKVQKVMVQPINLIFRYLQNRSRIQVWLYEQVNMRIEGCIIGFDESMNLVLDDAEEIHSKTKARKQLGRIMLKGDNITLLQSVSN; encoded by the coding sequence ATGGCGTATCGCGGGCAGGGCCAGAAGGTGCAGAAGGTGATGGTGCAGCCCATCAACCTCATCTTCAGGTACCTGCAGAATAGGTCCAGGATTCAGGTGTGGCTCTATGAACAGGTGAACATGCGGATAGAAGGCTGTATCATTGGTTTTGATGAATCCATGAACCTGGTTCTGGATGATGCAGAGGAgatacactcaaaaacaaaagcaaggaaaCAGCTGGGTCGGATCATGTTAAAGGGGGACAATATTACTCTTCTACAAAGTGTTTCTAACTAG